In Hippopotamus amphibius kiboko isolate mHipAmp2 chromosome 6, mHipAmp2.hap2, whole genome shotgun sequence, the genomic window GAGACTAGTGGACTCGCGTGGGGTTACGGCAGGGGCGCGCCCAGCGGCCTCGGAGCTGGACAGACACGACGACCCTGGGGACCACGGCCTGCCCGTGACAGGCCCTGTGGCGGGGAGGACACGGCACACCCTCCTCTCCGCCTGCCCGGTCCCCAGGGCCGCAGCTCCTCGAAGACGGCCGGGCCCCAGGAGCGGCCTTCTCCCCGCACTTTGCTGCGGCCCCCAGGCGCCGTCTCCCGACACCTGCCACACACCTGGACACCTGCCACACACCTGGACACCTGCCACACACCTGGACGGGCTGGCTCCtccgccccgccgccccggcgCCCGGGCAGCACAGCGCGGCGGGGAGGGGCGCGGGCACCGGGGACAGCAGAGAAGGCGGCTTTGGAGTCCACGTCCCGGGGCTGGGCCGAAGGCGGGGTAGGAGCCGGGAACCGGAAGCCGGGTCGAAGCAGAGGCCGGCCGGACCTGCGGCGGGGGCGTGTCCTCCGGAAGGGGCGTGGCGCCGGGCCTCAGGGGGCGTGTCCCGGGCCGGGGGCGGGACGTCGGGCTCCCGGGGCGGAAACGGCAGGCGTCGGCCGCGGCGCGGGGGTGCCGGCGGGGGTCGCGGCGCGCGCGGGCCGGGACTGGCGTGCGCCCGGCGGgcccggggcggcggcggggtcCGGGCGCATCGGGGCGGGGGCCTGGGGCCTCTCGGGACCGCCGGCCGGTGCGCGCTCGGCCGAACGGAACCCGCCCGTCTCCAGGGCGGCGCCGGGCTGGTGCTGGAGCCGGCCCCGCGCCGGCGGCGGCGGAGCCTCGGCGGCCCTGCGGGCCCTCCCCCGGGGGCGGCCGATGGAGCCCGCGGCCCGGCTGGGCGCGCTGTGCCTGGCGCTGTGCTGCCTGGGCGGCGCGCGCGGGCTCGGGAGCAGGTGAGCGGCGGGGGGCAGGGCGGCACCGTCCTGGGAGGCCGTCGTGGCTCCTCTTCCCGGCTTCCTTCCtctcgcctcccctccccccgctccctccccccccgctcccctccccccgctccctcccccccccgctcccctcccccgctccctgtTTCCAGTCCCGGCTGCGGCTGACCACGTAAGGGGCGCACAGGCTGTCCGCCAGAGgattctcattttccttctgtagAGGAAACCGAGATTGGAGTACCATATgttagttttcttctgttttatttgggTAATGATCATGTTAGTAGAAGGATTTCATACTTCATAGGAGTGGGAAAAGGtcggttttcttttttttttttaagttgggatATAGCTGCtttgtgttgtgtttgtttctctgtACAAGGAAGTGAAGCAGCTGTATGTATCggtatatcccctccctcttggacgtCCTTCCACTCTGcctcatcccacccatctaggtcaccacagagcgctgagtacagttccctgtgctgtgcagcaggttctcattagttatctcttttatgcAGTcttgtatatgtgtcaatcccgaCCTCCCAATGTATCCCGACCGcctcccccccttggtgtccatacacttgttctctacagctgtgtctctgtttctgctttgtaaataagatcgtctataccaattaCCATGTATCGTATACTACATCTCTACAAacgacccaatttcgttcctttttatggctgagtagtatcccattatatatatgtaccacgtcttctttatccattcatctgttgatggacatttaggttgcttccatgtcctggctcttgtaaacagtgctgccatgaacatcggagtgcatgtgtctttttggatgatggtgttctctgggtatatgcccagcagtgggatgactgggtcatatggtaactattgttagttttttaaggaacctccatactggtctccatagtggctgtgtggagaaaagggaactctcttgcactgttggtggggatgtaaattggttttcttttttaatgaacgACCATTgctgttttatcatttatttgaaaaagtaacattagatttcagttttctcagaaagtgtattttctgaaaaagagCTACATTAATTGCTTGTTGCCATCAAGTTAAGGGTGTACCACCGGAGAGGTGGTGCGGTGTGCGGGTTGAGTGTGAACTGCCAGCGCAGATCCAGATGCATGACTTCGGAGCGCTCCACCAAGGTCGTTCACCCTCCAGTTGGGAGAGTAAGAGCGCCAGCCTGCCAGCGTTGATGCCGGGAGACAGCAGTTAAAGCAGAGAATGTGCTTAGAGCCATGCCCGGCCCACAGTCATCAGCACCCGTCAGCAAAGACGCCTGGCTGTAGCGTGTGCAGCACGTGTAGCGCGTGTAGTACGTGGTCTCGCACTCCATGCAACTGACACAATGGGCGAGCAGGGCATGGTGTCCAGGACGTGAGGGCGATTCAGACCGCGGGGGCCTCACAGGTCTGCGGCTGTTTTCCCAGGCCATCTTCCTCTGCTTGGGGCCCTTTCTCTTCACAGCACAGGCGCATCTCCACTGCTTAGGGAGGATGTCTCCCTCACACTCGCAGCGCTCTCTTGCCTGGGTGGTAGGTGGTTATTGTGTTACAGACGTTATGAGTCTTGTGGTTTTATTGTAAGCTGCATACTGGTGGTCTAGTTTTCCTGGCCTCTACCTAAccttccagcctcagtttccacctaTGTGAAATAAGGTTTTcgtacttaggaaaaaaaaaagcttctaatGCTTCTCCAGCTCTGATGCTTAGGCAGCAGTTCATCTCTTTCCTCTGGTACTGAGCCCTCGCTCGTTAGTTCAGCCTGAAAAACGTTTTCAAGTACGATGAATTCTCTACCTGTTCAGCGATACTCAACTGTTTTCAAAACTAATGTGTAAGAACTtaatattgttttgcttttgaatcTCTCCTAAAATTCGTGTGTCCTGAGTCACGTGTCTGCTTGAGTTCTGTCCCCTGTGGCTgctgttttcatctgtaaagggAGCGGTTTTCGTGAGCCGGCCCTCTGCCTCCGTCTCTGCGCCTTGCGAgcctggtgggagggagggtcccCCTGTGAATGCTGCTGCACGACCTCTTACGGAAAGTCCCAGGGACGGGTGGGTTTCACGGGGACGTGGGAAGGAGCCCCTGGGAACAAGCGTCACCCATCCTGCAGAGAACACGTGAAGGTGCCCGGTGCGTGGGGGGGTGACGGCCGCCTCATGCTACTCTAGGTGGCGTGTCGCAGCCACAAGAGCTACAGAAACCATTCCATCTTCAGGCTTATGGGTTTCACAAGGGCTGCCAAGGGGTAACAGGTCCACGTCTGCACCGTGTGACCCTCGGAGGAGCACGGCGCTGTTGGGCTTGTTTCCTGGCTGCAGGTCTCTGCTCCTCTTCAGCGGGGCCTTCCCGGCTGCCTGATCCCACATGGCAACCCCTCCCACCTGGCAGCCCGTCCTCCTCCTCAGTTACAGCCTTTGCTCCGATCAGCGCGCGACACTGTGTGTGCTCCGTCACTGTGGTCTCCCTCGCTGGCAGGTGCGCCGCAGGAGGGCGGGGACTCCCTCGGGCCCCCAGCCATcgcagcccctccccgcccccggcagCCGCACCTGGCCTGTAGCGGGCGCTCCGTGTTCCCTGAATGAACGAGGGCGTGTGTGGATGGATGGGTTAATGTTTCTGTACCTTTgtgaaaagttcttgaaaaataaGTTCCTTGTCTTTCCACAGTGACAGCCACGCGTGGCATAAACTAATCATGGTTCACCACTGGCCGGCCACAGTGTGCAAGGTGAGTGCTGCCTCGGCCGGCCCCCTTGACCCGTGACGCCCCGTGGAGAGGAGGTTTCTGAGCAGGTCTCCCCCCCACGTGCCTCTTGCTGACGGAGCCTCCCGGCCTGTGCCTGCCCCGCCAGGCCATGCCTTCCTGGCTGGAGACTGTGCCTCCGGGAGGGCCGTGTGCGAGGTTCCGGGAGCCCATGACACGGGCCCACAGACGGGGTGACTCGGCATCACAGATGTATTCTCCCAGTTCTGGGGGCCACACGTCTGAAAGCAAGATGTGGCAGGCCCCTCCTGGATGTTTCGAGGGAGAATGTGCTGCACGCCTTGTCCTGGCTTCTGGGGGTGCCGGCGCTTGTGGGCTTGTAGACACAGCCTCTGCCCTGTCGTCGCGTAGTGGCCTCCATCCGTGGCTCTGTTCTTACAGGAACCCCAGGGggtgcatttagggcccaccctcatCCAgtctgacctcatcttaacctgaTGACTCCTGTGAAGACCCTGTTCCAGATGAAGTCACATTAACAAGGGTCTGGGGTTAGGACGTCAGCATGTCCTCTGGGGACGGGCCTTGACGGGTCCCCTCCCTCCGTCCGTTATCACACGTCCCACTGAGATGTCTGCCCCGGAGCCTTCCTGGCCCTTCTGCTCCGCGTGGCATGGGCGATGCCTTCCCCCTTCGGCCTCCACCTGGCCCCGTCTCGCCCGGTGCCCTCGTCCTTGCAGGGCGTGGTACACAGGCTCTCCCCTGCGCACAGGCAGCTGCGCCCCTCCTGATCCCTGCGGGCCACGGCCCCCTCGTCCGTCTGGGGGGCAGTTGTGACATCAGTCCTGGTGTGAGTGCCACGCTCTGAGGTGTTTCCTCCTATTGCTGAGCTAGCCCGCATTTTATTGACAGTGTTTCTGAAATTTTGACTTGAAAATTCTCAGTTCTGAGGCTTTTTCTTTCACGTCCTGGGAGGTGGAGACGTTGATAAACGGCAAAGCGTCACCACCGTAGCGTCGGCTACCAGCCCTCCCATCACACCGTTGCCACGTTTCTCGCGGTGAGAAGGCCTGCGGGCTGCTGTCCGCAGCACCCGAGCATGTGGTACGGCATCATGCACGGTCATCACCGTGCTGTTTGCTGGAGCCCCAGGCTTGATCTTGTAACTGGAGGTGGTGCCCTTTGAGCAGCTGCTCTCTGCCCGTTTCCCCAGCCCCCGGCAGCCACCACGCCGCCCCTGGAGACGCCTTTCTCACGGGATCTCTTGCTGTGTTAGACGTCTCTGGTTTCAGTTTCCCAAACTTTACACCTTCctatctcttcctccctctgatGCTGGTTCTTTGCTCCAGGGTAGGGAGGACAGTTGGATGGGGTGGAATGGAGTTTGTTGCCTGCGAGCAGTTTTCAGTTTTGCTGGGAATCCAGCTCTCCTGTGCAGTGAGGCACTGTGGGAGccgttggttccttctggaaggACCTGTGTGTGGAGAGCTCCTACCTTGGGTGACACTGGGAGGTTTGCCTTCAGGGCCTGGGACGAAATATGGGCGTGTTCCTGTGTGTTGACTAAATAGGCATGGAAGTGCATTCCTGCCTTGAGGCGTTAGAAATGAGATGAAAAAAGTCAATTTCTCGCAAAATATCATTGTTAGGGGATTCGTTTTGATCCAGGGCGGCTGTGACAGGGGTCCTGCTGTTGCAGTCAAGGCGTCATCCTGGGGACAGAGCCGTCCCTCTGGGGACAGAGCCGTCCCTGGGCTCCTACCCCCGTGAGTGAGGCAGGCTTCAGAGCTGCAGGGGCAGGTCTGTGCTCCGCGCCCCGCGCAGCCCCTCGGGCACGTGCTGACGCGGGGAGGAACGCTGCACCTCGACCCCAGTGGCCCCCATACAGGCTCACCTGAGACGCTGGGTGTAGAGCTGGGGTGGAACACCCCCCGCCGGGGCCTGGCTTTGCCCCTCCCCAGCCTTGCACGGTGGGAGAGGGCCCACCCACTTCAGACTGTGGTTTTCCTTGGGGACGAGATGAAGTCCACGACCTCTCGCTCTGACCCCACACTTTGTCCTCCTGCCGCCTGCCCCGCTGTTCTGTCGCCTCCTCACATCCGACGTTTCAGGCACCTAAACCAGGCGTGCCCTCATTTCCAGACCAAGCGTAAAAAGCAGCAGGCTCCCAACATCAAAAGGTGATTGAAACAGGAGGGGCTTGCACGGGAGCAGGACGCCTTAGGGCTCCTCCCCAGACCCGCCCCGCACGCACGGTGCGTTCCCCGTCTCTGCGGGGCGCTGGGCCTGAGTTCCAGCCCACCACGTGGTAGCCCAGGTGTACTTCCTAATGGCTCTTTGTTTCAGAAAAACTGCATTTTAGCTAAACGGTTTGGAGCTCCCTAAAAAGTGTTATACggagatttttctctctctgagtttATCTTTAATGTTAAGAATACGCTCCTGTTGTCACTTTGGCGTTTCTTTTGGCTCCAGATTTTCAGTACTTGTAACTCCGCTGTCATATTTGGCCATGGTGCCTGAACAAACTTGAGTTTAGCAGAATACTGTCAGCCTCGTGTTCTCTTTTTTGATTGTATAAGAGAATTATTCACGGGTAAGTATGAGTGTATCCAGCAGATGGACTTAATTTTCAAGCACATAAAAAGAACAAGAGTAGCTATTAAATTCTCTTTTCCAAATCGTTGGTTCACTCGTTTCAAAGGAAACGTGcagccacaccccacccccgacGTGGTACTCTCCTGACTGCTGCTTATTGCCGGTTAGTGCAGAATTTAGTTTGTGTTAGTCTTGTACTGGATCTCAGTGATGTTTATCAAAAGAAAGGAAGGTTGCTAAGTGTATTTGATAACAACAAACCGGTTGtgttctctgtcttttctccgtAGGAAGTTAAGGACCACTGCAGAGACCCCCCAGCGTACTGGACGATACACGGGTTGTGGCAAGTACTTCGTGCGTGTACAGCCTCCGCAGTCGCGGGCACTGGCTGCTGGCGCTCCAGCTGAGTCTCATCCTGATGGCTCCTTGTGCTGTTAGCAGTTTACTTGAGGCCAGATCTTTGTTGAAAAACATAACCCTACTTTGGCTGTTCTTGGGTTCCATTTTGATAGAACAGTAATGGTCtggtttatgttttttaatttttaattttttaaatttttattttatttatttttggctgtgttggttctttgtggccctgtgcgggttttctctagttgagatgagcgggggctactcgttgCGGTGCTCtgacttctcagtgcggtggcttctctttttgcggagcacgggctctaggcactcggccttcaatagttgcagcatgggggctcagtagttgtggttcgtggacttagttgctccgcggcatgtgggatcttcgcggacaagggctcaaacccatatctcctgcattggcaggcagattcttaaccattgcaccgccagggaagtccagtctGTTTGTATTGTGCCTGAAAGTTTTGAACAACTTTCCACTTTGAAACTCCAATAGTGATGGCTTGTGCTCAAGCCTGACTCACCTGGCGGGAGAAGTTCCAGTTCTCTACAAATTTAACGCGAGTGTGTTCTCTGGAACCTGCCCAACCAAGACtaatctctctttttgttttcaattttaatttcaagGCCTGATAGAAGTGAAGCATGTAACCGATCCTGGCCTTTTAATCTAGAGGAGATCAaggtattaacttttttttaaactttttattgtatactggagtataattgattatgttgcattagtttcaggtgtacaacaaagtgtttcagttatacatctacatgtatcttttctttttcaaattcttttcccatttaagttgttacataatattgagcagagttccctgtgctgtacagaaggtccttgtttgttatctattttaaatatagcagcacGTACATGTCAATCAGTGTCCTAGTAGATTCACTCCTCCTCTACGTGTGCCCTCAAAGTCGTGTTTTAAGATGTATTCACCAGCATTTATTGACATGTGAAACAGTCCCACAAGTTAAATGCAGTTGGTGCTTAATTCAGTCCTCCTCTGCCCTGGGCCCGAGGCTCTACAGCGACTGTGCAAGGTGATGGCGGGTGTGAGCAAGCtggccctggccccacccacgGCCCCCTGTCATCCCTGGCCTGGGACCCCCAGCCGCCCGGCGTGTGCTCAGGCATGTGTACGCGGCCCTGACTTGCAGAGGTGCCGTGGCCCCCAGGCTGTCCTTTCtggctgtgggtgggtgggtttCTCAGTGGGGCCCGTGAGCAGCGAGGAAGGTCTGGACCTTTCCAGGACAAGGGTTTGTATTACAGAGTAACTTCTGGCACTGGGGTTTACGAGAGTGGTAGCAGACACTCCTTCCttacctgcacacacacacacacacacacacacacacacacacacacacacacacacacacacacacacacacacacacacacgtgtgtgtgttcaCCTCTCCATAGGGTGCTGACAACCCCTGGTATGTGACTAGTCATCTGTCAGGGTAACTAGTACCTGGATTTCCAGGGCAGGGTCTGTGAGGTTACTGAGGCCTCCCTGGAAACACGGGGTAGACTTAGGATTTGCTAGAATTACGGACCCTTTCCAGGAATATATGGCCCCCAGAAGGACAGGGTAATTCCAGACCCATCACAGGTTCTCATCCAAATAGAATGATCGCCTCCTTTTTCCTCATGAGAACTTTCAGTGGTGTGACCAGGAGGCCTGAGAGGCTGGGGCCCCAGAGCCCGGCAAGGTCTCCTTCCTCAGACATACTTTTCTCTTCCCGGACTGACTTTGACTCCCCCAACGTTCCTGGTTAGACGCCTGTGATCCTGCAGTGGAATCGAGGTTAATTTACT contains:
- the LOC130855591 gene encoding basic proline-rich protein-like, encoding MRPDPAAAPGPPGPDVPPPARDTPPEARRHAPSGGHAPAAGPAGLCFDPASGSRLLPRLRPSPGTWTPKPPSLLSPVPAPLPAALCCPGAGAAGRRSQPVQKPLERSGCLSMSGLFSLLGPATNLPLPQTPVFGFVRPRCVGQQWLYS